In a genomic window of Thalassotalea piscium:
- a CDS encoding efflux RND transporter periplasmic adaptor subunit, translated as MTKFIPYISLTILSGVICIYSSFAVAQQSRAANVNVAQVIQTTLSPVAWVSGTVVSRNNSAIASEVSGRLKSLADLGDIVTQGQVIATINDTSLKLIIDEAKANLANSEAQLTFETTEIERKKSLVKRKLISQTELDQSLSNFSVAQANVDVAKSKLAQAEKNLSYSQLKAPFSGIVTQRLSNEGEYISSGTAIIRLVQTDNIEASVFAPLTSYLFVKARESMTIRSALGQTQVPIKAIIPVADNRSHLMEVRLDLSAVQWPIGLNIQAAVANGERKTTLAIPRDAVVLRRNSTTVFRISNENIAEQVQVQLGLSEGELIEVLGNINEGDKVVIRGAERLQPGQSVVIKENNQALVSGKS; from the coding sequence ATGACTAAATTCATACCATATATCTCGTTAACCATTCTTTCAGGAGTGATCTGCATTTATTCATCTTTTGCAGTCGCCCAACAAAGCCGTGCTGCAAATGTTAATGTTGCTCAGGTTATTCAAACTACATTATCACCTGTGGCATGGGTATCTGGAACCGTAGTTAGTCGTAATAATTCAGCAATAGCCTCTGAAGTTTCAGGCCGTTTAAAAAGCCTTGCTGATTTAGGCGACATTGTGACTCAAGGACAAGTTATCGCTACCATCAATGATACGTCTTTAAAACTTATCATTGATGAAGCAAAAGCCAATTTAGCCAATAGCGAAGCTCAATTAACCTTTGAGACAACAGAAATTGAGCGTAAGAAAAGCTTAGTTAAACGCAAGCTTATCTCTCAAACTGAGTTAGACCAAAGCTTATCAAATTTCAGCGTTGCACAAGCCAATGTAGATGTCGCAAAATCTAAACTAGCGCAAGCTGAAAAAAATCTCAGTTATAGCCAATTAAAAGCACCTTTTAGCGGTATTGTAACGCAACGCTTAAGTAATGAGGGAGAATATATCAGCAGTGGTACTGCAATTATTCGCTTAGTACAAACAGACAATATTGAGGCTTCAGTATTTGCCCCACTAACCTCTTATTTATTCGTTAAGGCTAGAGAGTCTATGACCATTCGCTCAGCGTTAGGCCAAACTCAAGTCCCAATTAAAGCGATTATACCTGTTGCTGATAATCGTTCACACTTAATGGAAGTGCGCCTCGATTTAAGCGCGGTTCAATGGCCTATTGGTTTAAATATTCAAGCCGCTGTCGCTAATGGAGAAAGAAAAACAACTCTAGCTATTCCTCGTGACGCAGTAGTATTAAGACGTAACAGCACAACCGTTTTTCGTATCAGTAACGAAAACATTGCTGAACAAGTACAAGTTCAATTAGGGTTAAGTGAAGGTGAACTAATTGAAGTATTAGGCAATATAAATGAAGGTGATAAAGTAGTAATTCGCGGAGCAGAAAGGCTACAACCAGGTCAATCTGTTGTTATTAAGGAAAATAACCAAGCGCTAGTGTCAGGTAAATCATGA
- a CDS encoding glutathione peroxidase: MKKLICIFTLLLLPSITASAASCPDYLDVTLKKLHSSEQVNLCELAQNKPVLIVNTASNCGFTHHFEGLEAIHEKYQDKGLVVIGFPSNDFFQEESDEKDTAKVCFVNYGVTFTMLAPSAVRGSDVNSVFKFLGDKSSSPKWNFYKYLIDGKGEKVTSFSPKTNPDDPEFIEAIELLINKDASNT, from the coding sequence ATGAAAAAATTAATCTGCATATTCACATTATTATTACTGCCAAGCATAACGGCCTCAGCAGCAAGTTGTCCTGACTACTTAGATGTTACTTTAAAAAAACTACATTCTTCTGAACAAGTAAATTTATGTGAGTTAGCTCAGAATAAACCCGTGTTAATTGTTAATACGGCTAGCAACTGTGGCTTTACACATCATTTTGAAGGTTTAGAAGCTATTCACGAAAAATATCAAGATAAAGGCCTTGTGGTTATTGGCTTTCCGTCAAATGACTTTTTTCAAGAAGAAAGTGACGAAAAAGATACAGCAAAAGTATGTTTTGTTAATTATGGTGTAACCTTTACCATGTTAGCTCCAAGTGCGGTCAGAGGAAGTGACGTTAATAGCGTATTTAAGTTCTTAGGGGATAAGTCATCGTCTCCTAAATGGAATTTTTATAAATATTTAATAGACGGCAAAGGTGAAAAAGTAACGTCGTTTAGTCCAAAAACTAATCCTGACGATCCTGAATTTATTGAAGCAATAGAGT
- a CDS encoding M28 family metallopeptidase, with protein MFKIKLTCSAIILYAFTTFTVHSTTNNDKNISTIVNQHLQAIADPIKGIGAREAGSAKEQETINYVENRFKAMGLVVSVQPFTLPKNELVSANVIADLNIDKKYTLILAAHLDSTGEALGSQGAIDNATGLAAMLTVAELLANKKALPYNVRFIALGAEEAGILGAKHYVKTLIDTQESTNNILAMINLDTIAGGDYLYVHSAHTTPYRCGDISGSYNSEAHIRDALFNISKQLIEPKQQYIIHPAYEGYPEGVTGSWSDHAPFACSGVPIAYIETTNFSINGKDGYDGYSQSEHSALWDCFDSETHSACDRKKETKWGHIWHKEFDQLSTMEQLFPQRITQQLTATVKVLVEFLSTFKVVNTTDK; from the coding sequence ATGTTCAAAATAAAACTGACCTGTTCAGCCATCATATTATACGCTTTTACTACGTTTACGGTTCACAGTACCACTAATAATGATAAAAACATTAGCACTATTGTTAATCAGCACCTGCAAGCCATTGCTGATCCAATTAAAGGTATTGGCGCTCGTGAAGCAGGTAGTGCTAAAGAGCAAGAAACTATTAATTATGTCGAAAACCGTTTTAAAGCAATGGGGCTAGTGGTAAGTGTACAGCCTTTTACACTGCCTAAAAACGAATTAGTTTCAGCCAATGTTATTGCTGATCTCAATATAGATAAAAAATACACCCTAATACTTGCAGCTCACCTTGACTCAACAGGTGAAGCACTTGGTTCTCAGGGCGCTATTGATAACGCTACCGGCCTTGCAGCAATGTTGACGGTAGCTGAACTATTAGCAAATAAAAAAGCGTTGCCTTATAACGTACGTTTTATTGCTTTAGGTGCTGAAGAGGCAGGTATACTCGGCGCTAAACATTACGTTAAAACGCTGATCGACACGCAAGAATCGACAAATAATATTTTAGCAATGATCAACCTAGACACCATAGCTGGTGGCGACTACCTCTATGTACATAGCGCCCATACTACACCTTATCGATGTGGTGACATTTCTGGAAGTTATAACAGTGAAGCTCATATCAGAGACGCGTTGTTCAATATCTCAAAACAGCTGATTGAGCCAAAACAACAATATATTATTCACCCTGCTTACGAAGGCTACCCTGAAGGTGTAACAGGCTCATGGTCTGATCATGCACCTTTCGCCTGTTCAGGCGTACCTATTGCGTATATTGAAACTACTAACTTTTCTATTAACGGTAAAGACGGTTACGATGGCTATTCGCAAAGCGAACATTCAGCCTTATGGGACTGCTTTGACAGTGAAACACACTCTGCCTGTGATCGTAAAAAAGAAACCAAGTGGGGCCATATTTGGCATAAAGAGTTTGACCAGTTAAGCACTATGGAACAGTTGTTTCCACAACGCATTACTCAACAATTAACAGCCACTGTTAAAGTATTAGTTGAGTTTTTAAGTACATTTAAGGTGGTAAATACTACCGACAAATAA